A genomic stretch from Candidatus Latescibacterota bacterium includes:
- a CDS encoding cbb3-type cytochrome oxidase assembly protein produces the protein MDVVIGLVFVSLVLVALGLVFFFMRLREGDFDHGERLSLLPLREDRLQTAGGGEVARETNVKTAITADPAHDKEGGVSNGIG, from the coding sequence ATGGATGTCGTGATCGGCCTCGTCTTCGTGAGCCTGGTGCTCGTCGCGCTCGGGCTCGTCTTCTTCTTCATGCGACTGCGCGAGGGCGACTTCGACCACGGCGAGCGGCTGTCCCTCCTCCCGCTCAGGGAGGACCGGCTGCAGACCGCCGGCGGCGGCGAAGTGGCCCGTGAGACGAACGTCAAGACCGCGATCACAGCGGACCCGGCACATGACAAGGAGGGAGGAGTCTCCAATGGCATCGGATAA
- the ccoG gene encoding cytochrome c oxidase accessory protein CcoG — protein MSSEDSGRRHRRRPDLDTVYTINTDGSRNFLHPADVKGPWQIRKNLIWLVLIVIYVIMPWIPVGGHPMVHLDLPGRSAHLFGFTFTNQDFYLAFFLVTGMGFALFVLTSLWGRVWCGYACPQTVFMEGVMRRVERWIEGPRNPRIRRNLGPWNFDKFWRKALKHLLFLGLSYVIAHVFLSYFIPARELLHVVRSSPSAHTSAFFWSMFWTAVLYFNYAWFREQTCLIVCPYGRLQSTLVDDDTVVIGYDANRGEPRAKGVDEGGDCIDCFRCVEVCPTGIDIRNGLQMECIGCANCIDACDDIMTKIDKPKGLVRYDSQRGFESGQRRFWRPRVLIYAFMGLLGLAAFGFKASQRESFQVNALRSAGLPYSIEEGKLRNLYTLHLQNKTDAPRSFRIEADADAIAAHPGLEFIIPQPEILLGALEDGRAPVFALLPRSDYSAPFDLNLRVTPLDSDETRTLTLRFRGP, from the coding sequence ATGAGCAGCGAAGACTCCGGTCGCCGGCATCGCCGGCGGCCGGATCTGGACACGGTCTACACGATCAACACCGACGGCTCGCGCAACTTCCTGCACCCCGCCGACGTCAAGGGTCCCTGGCAGATCCGCAAGAACCTGATCTGGCTGGTCCTGATCGTCATCTACGTGATCATGCCGTGGATCCCCGTCGGCGGCCACCCCATGGTGCACCTGGATCTGCCGGGGCGCAGCGCGCACCTCTTCGGCTTCACCTTCACGAACCAGGACTTCTATCTCGCCTTCTTCCTGGTGACCGGCATGGGCTTCGCCCTCTTCGTGCTGACGAGCCTCTGGGGCCGCGTCTGGTGCGGCTACGCCTGTCCGCAGACGGTGTTCATGGAAGGCGTCATGCGCCGCGTGGAACGCTGGATCGAGGGCCCGCGCAACCCGCGCATCCGGCGCAACCTGGGGCCCTGGAACTTCGACAAGTTCTGGCGCAAGGCGCTCAAGCACCTGCTCTTCCTGGGGCTGTCCTACGTGATCGCCCACGTCTTCCTGTCCTACTTCATCCCCGCGCGCGAGCTGCTGCACGTGGTGCGCTCGAGCCCGTCGGCGCACACGTCGGCCTTCTTCTGGTCGATGTTCTGGACCGCCGTGCTCTACTTCAACTACGCGTGGTTCCGCGAGCAGACCTGCCTCATCGTCTGCCCCTACGGCCGCCTGCAGTCCACGCTGGTGGACGACGACACGGTGGTCATCGGCTACGACGCGAATCGCGGCGAGCCGCGGGCCAAGGGCGTGGACGAGGGCGGCGACTGCATCGACTGCTTCCGCTGCGTTGAGGTCTGCCCCACGGGCATCGACATCCGCAACGGCCTGCAGATGGAGTGCATCGGCTGCGCGAACTGCATCGACGCCTGCGACGACATCATGACGAAGATCGACAAGCCCAAGGGCCTCGTGCGCTACGACTCCCAGCGCGGCTTCGAGTCGGGCCAGCGCCGCTTCTGGCGCCCGCGCGTGCTCATCTACGCGTTCATGGGCTTGCTGGGCCTGGCCGCCTTCGGCTTCAAGGCCTCGCAGCGGGAGTCCTTCCAGGTGAACGCGCTGCGCTCGGCGGGCCTGCCCTACAGCATCGAGGAGGGCAAGCTGCGCAACCTCTACACGCTGCACCTGCAGAACAAGACCGACGCTCCGCGCAGCTTCCGCATCGAGGCCGACGCCGACGCCATCGCCGCACACCCGGGCCTGGAGTTCATCATCCCCCAGCCGGAGATCCTGCTCGGCGCCCTGGAGGACGGCCGCGCGCCCGTCTTCGCGCTGCTGCCCCGGTCGGACTACAGCGCGCCCTTCGACCTGAACCTGCGCGTCACGCCACTGGACTCCGACGAGACCCGCACGCTCACCCTACGCTTCAGGGGGCCCTGA
- a CDS encoding c-type cytochrome, whose amino-acid sequence MSEYKQDQVFDHDFDGIQEYDNRLPNWWLWILWGSIIFSVGYWLFFHTFGVGKLPQARYDVEMQKAAEAQLAKGGAIDDAALTLMSTLPARVDEGKQLFATYCVACHADRGQGLVGPNLTDEYWIHGARPTDIYNTVTNGVLDKGMAAWGRQLGPNRVQSLVAFVLTIKNTNVPGKAPQGEKVTE is encoded by the coding sequence ATGAGCGAGTACAAGCAGGATCAGGTCTTCGACCACGACTTCGACGGCATCCAGGAATACGACAACCGCCTGCCCAACTGGTGGCTGTGGATTCTCTGGGGCAGCATCATCTTCAGCGTCGGCTACTGGCTCTTCTTCCACACCTTCGGGGTGGGCAAGCTGCCGCAGGCCCGCTACGACGTGGAGATGCAGAAGGCCGCCGAGGCGCAGCTCGCCAAGGGCGGGGCCATCGACGACGCGGCGCTCACGCTGATGAGCACCCTCCCCGCGCGGGTGGACGAGGGCAAGCAGCTCTTCGCCACCTACTGCGTGGCCTGTCACGCGGATCGCGGCCAGGGTCTCGTGGGTCCCAACCTCACGGACGAGTACTGGATCCACGGCGCCAGGCCGACGGACATCTACAACACGGTGACCAACGGTGTTCTGGACAAGGGCATGGCCGCGTGGGGCCGGCAGCTGGGTCCCAACCGCGTGCAGTCCCTGGTGGCTTTCGTGCTGACCATCAAGAACACCAATGTCCCCGGCAAGGCGCCGCAGGGAGAGAAGGTGACGGAATGA
- a CDS encoding response regulator: protein MSQASPSDTSALAPTAPLQPEFSWRQSLLVRIPLLFAGLLAALALALALVLGTLGRRLLEDQAAEQAGLAGATVVAELEGRLAEARGLAVSLASLGESLPPDSTLHKQLLPRLLDPAGSEGTIAGGGLWPAARAFDPKRERRSFFWGRQADGALAYFDDYNDPGGDGYQGEEWYVPATQLPAGHAYWSRSYSDPYSHQPMVTCTVPMRRDGVFYGVCTVDLKLEGMEALLADATRTLHGYAFLLDREGRFIAFPPPEQSAAPLRLAGSETLDALAATDPRFAPYAAATDSLRGAILATCRADGHFDPALAARLAEDSHQIDTRQAELLAAILGEADVSHAIRRSRFAVDRDPVLGESATASVFQVPETFWQLVVVTPQGAALASATFIRRALFLAMLGAALLCLLAAFVVLRAILIRPLTGMTRQLQASFARSEPGSLLVRAPDGGELGALAYWFNQRSLQLDRLLRRREEDQAALVVAKRNAEAATRAKSEFLAAMSHEVRTPLNAILGMTGLLLDSTLQREQRDYAETVRAQASTMVTLINDILDFSKIEAGRLDLEAIPFQPSALCAEVVDLLSFRAKEKGIGLDYPRGPGDDGSFLGDPGRIRQILLNLVGNAVKFTGEGQVELRCAVENTGENGQIRFTVRDSGVGIPAEAQHKLFQAFAQGERSTTRRFGGTGLGLAISRQLVELMGGSIGFESEEGAGATFWVLLTLPRSRVMPPQSPRGKSADDAEPGLRVDARVLLVEDNPVNQKVAMLQLERMGCSVDLATNGLEAIDAYKRLEYDIILMDCQMPEMDGFEATRMIRTLEVPGKRTPVIALTANAMKGDRDRCFASGMDDYLAKPVERRELARTLKRWARERRDQELLRRR, encoded by the coding sequence ATGAGTCAGGCCTCCCCCTCCGACACGAGCGCCCTCGCGCCCACGGCCCCGCTGCAGCCGGAGTTCAGCTGGCGGCAAAGCCTGCTGGTGCGCATCCCGCTGCTCTTCGCGGGCCTGCTGGCGGCGCTGGCGCTCGCGCTGGCGCTCGTGCTGGGCACGCTGGGACGGCGCCTGCTCGAGGATCAGGCCGCCGAGCAGGCGGGCCTCGCGGGCGCCACGGTCGTGGCGGAGCTGGAGGGACGCCTGGCCGAGGCGCGCGGGCTGGCCGTCTCGCTGGCCTCGCTGGGCGAAAGCCTCCCGCCCGACAGCACGCTCCACAAGCAGCTGCTGCCGCGTCTGCTCGACCCCGCCGGCAGCGAGGGCACCATCGCCGGCGGCGGCCTCTGGCCCGCCGCCCGCGCCTTCGACCCGAAGCGCGAGCGGCGCAGCTTCTTCTGGGGCCGCCAGGCCGACGGCGCCCTCGCCTACTTCGACGACTACAACGACCCCGGCGGCGACGGCTACCAGGGCGAGGAGTGGTACGTCCCCGCGACCCAGCTGCCGGCGGGCCACGCCTACTGGTCCCGCTCCTACAGCGATCCCTACTCGCACCAGCCCATGGTCACCTGCACCGTGCCGATGCGCCGCGACGGCGTCTTCTACGGCGTGTGCACCGTCGACCTCAAGCTCGAGGGCATGGAGGCCCTGCTCGCCGACGCGACGCGCACGCTGCACGGCTACGCCTTCCTGCTGGACCGCGAGGGACGCTTCATCGCCTTCCCGCCGCCCGAGCAGAGCGCCGCTCCCCTGCGGCTCGCCGGGAGCGAGACCCTGGACGCCCTCGCCGCGACGGATCCCCGCTTCGCGCCCTATGCCGCGGCCACCGACAGCCTGCGCGGCGCGATCCTGGCCACCTGCCGCGCCGACGGTCACTTCGATCCGGCCCTCGCCGCGCGCCTCGCCGAGGACAGCCACCAGATCGACACGCGCCAGGCCGAGTTGCTCGCGGCGATCCTCGGCGAGGCGGACGTGTCCCACGCGATTCGCCGGAGCCGCTTCGCGGTGGACCGGGACCCGGTGCTGGGCGAGAGCGCCACGGCCTCGGTCTTCCAGGTGCCGGAGACCTTCTGGCAGCTGGTGGTGGTGACGCCCCAGGGCGCGGCCCTGGCCTCGGCCACCTTCATCCGCCGCGCGCTCTTCCTGGCCATGCTGGGCGCCGCGCTGCTCTGCCTGCTGGCGGCCTTCGTGGTGCTGCGCGCGATTCTCATCCGTCCGCTGACGGGCATGACCCGCCAGCTCCAGGCCTCCTTCGCCCGCAGCGAACCCGGCAGCCTGCTGGTCCGCGCGCCGGACGGCGGCGAGCTCGGCGCGCTGGCCTACTGGTTCAACCAGCGCAGCCTCCAGCTCGATCGCCTGCTGCGTCGCCGCGAGGAGGACCAGGCCGCGCTGGTGGTGGCGAAGCGCAACGCCGAGGCCGCGACGCGCGCCAAGAGCGAGTTCCTGGCGGCCATGAGCCACGAGGTGCGCACGCCGCTCAACGCGATCCTGGGCATGACCGGCCTGCTGCTCGACTCGACGCTGCAGCGCGAGCAGCGCGACTACGCCGAGACCGTGCGCGCCCAGGCGAGCACCATGGTGACGCTCATCAACGACATCCTCGACTTCTCCAAGATCGAGGCCGGGCGGCTGGACCTGGAGGCCATCCCCTTCCAGCCGTCGGCGCTCTGCGCCGAGGTGGTGGACCTGCTCAGCTTCCGCGCCAAGGAGAAGGGCATCGGGCTCGACTACCCGCGCGGCCCCGGCGACGACGGCAGTTTCCTCGGCGATCCGGGCCGGATCCGCCAGATCCTGCTCAACCTGGTGGGCAACGCGGTCAAGTTCACCGGCGAAGGCCAGGTGGAGCTGCGCTGCGCGGTGGAGAACACTGGCGAGAACGGACAGATCCGCTTCACCGTGCGCGACTCGGGCGTGGGCATCCCCGCCGAGGCGCAGCACAAGCTCTTCCAGGCTTTCGCCCAGGGCGAGCGGAGCACCACGCGCCGTTTCGGCGGCACGGGGCTGGGCCTGGCGATCTCGCGGCAGCTGGTGGAGCTGATGGGCGGGTCCATCGGCTTCGAGAGCGAGGAGGGCGCCGGCGCCACCTTCTGGGTGCTGCTCACGCTGCCCCGTTCGCGCGTGATGCCGCCGCAGTCGCCCCGCGGCAAGAGCGCCGATGACGCCGAGCCCGGCCTGCGCGTGGACGCGCGCGTCCTGCTCGTGGAGGACAATCCCGTCAACCAGAAGGTCGCCATGCTCCAGCTCGAGCGCATGGGCTGCAGCGTGGACCTGGCCACCAACGGCCTGGAGGCCATCGACGCCTACAAGCGCCTCGAGTACGACATCATCCTGATGGACTGCCAGATGCCCGAGATGGACGGCTTCGAGGCCACGCGCATGATCCGCACGCTCGAGGTGCCGGGCAAGCGCACGCCGGTGATCGCCCTGACGGCCAACGCGATGAAGGGCGACCGCGACCGCTGCTTCGCCTCGGGCATGGACGACTACCTGGCCAAGCCCGTCGAACGCCGCGAGCTCGCCCGCACGCTCAAGCGCTGGGCCCGCGAGCGCCGCGACCAGGAGCTCCTGCGCCGGCGCTAG
- a CDS encoding heavy metal translocating P-type ATPase, translating to MPASARDRSTPAPNATEAALSACPLPGVDAPPSEEARAAWERALAEGRCLHCESPLGSGWREEDGPFCCRGCRSVYALIHGEGLERYYDLRQGPQAPASTLRPDSFAWLDRLLEERGDVEGPLRLSLDIQGVHCAACVWLLEELFQREAGGLDLRINPSLGTVDLLWDPARGELKDYLAEVERFGYRLGPSRKQAAPRSRALLLRMAAAIALALNVMMFSISYYFGLAPVDGALYVFFGRLNLLLATAALVVGGPVFFRGAVAGLRRRVAHLDLPISLGMLLAWAGSVYAYFTQGPRAAYFDSLTGFVALMLVGRWAQERILERNRNALLADSGAELITAKRRRGDRLEAVAATEIALGDELWIAPGDLQPVDGVLLRNPAEASLDWITGESDAVAYRPGDTIPAGAFNCDRQGYVVTATQDFADSRLDALLRSSGKESFRPRWWHRVSSVYVTVVLLLAGLGFAAWALLAGDLRRAMEVTVAVLVVTCPCALGLATPLAEELIYGALRRRGVFLRTGSFMEKALRVRKVLLDKTGTLTLDRLELEPESRKALWALPAEEQSLLLAMCSRSNHPVSRSLAAALAPLGGTSAAELSPEGMMETPGQGLRWPREDGELRLGRGEGAEGETWFTRDGARIATFRFQEHFKADAAAELALLAGRGYALHLLSGDAQGKVDSAAAALGIPAANALGGLDPEAKAARVRALDAHDTLMVGDGINDSPSFEAALCAATPAVDRPVLPGKADFFFLGDGIAALRRALEAAGRLRRVVRDNLILAAVYNLAAVALCFAGLVSPVVAAILMPLSSVGVVTLTAWRLSGRRLAWMS from the coding sequence ATGCCCGCTTCCGCACGGGATCGCTCGACGCCCGCGCCCAACGCGACCGAGGCGGCCCTCAGCGCCTGCCCGCTGCCCGGCGTCGACGCGCCGCCCAGCGAGGAGGCGCGGGCGGCCTGGGAGCGCGCGCTCGCCGAGGGGCGCTGCCTGCACTGCGAGAGTCCCCTGGGGAGCGGCTGGCGCGAGGAGGACGGCCCCTTCTGCTGCCGCGGCTGCCGCAGCGTCTACGCGCTGATCCACGGCGAGGGCCTCGAGCGCTACTACGATCTCCGCCAGGGTCCGCAGGCGCCGGCCAGCACGCTGCGGCCCGACAGCTTCGCCTGGCTCGATCGCCTGCTCGAGGAGCGCGGCGACGTCGAAGGCCCCCTGCGCCTCAGCCTGGACATCCAGGGCGTGCACTGCGCCGCCTGCGTCTGGCTGCTCGAGGAGCTCTTCCAGCGCGAGGCCGGCGGCCTCGACCTGCGCATCAACCCCAGCCTGGGCACCGTGGACCTGCTCTGGGATCCCGCGCGCGGCGAGCTCAAGGACTACCTGGCCGAGGTGGAACGCTTCGGCTACCGGCTCGGCCCCTCGCGCAAGCAGGCCGCGCCGCGTTCGCGCGCGCTGCTGCTGCGCATGGCCGCGGCCATCGCGCTCGCGCTGAACGTGATGATGTTCAGCATCAGCTACTACTTCGGCCTCGCGCCGGTGGACGGGGCGCTCTACGTCTTCTTCGGACGCCTCAACCTGCTGCTCGCCACCGCGGCGCTCGTGGTGGGCGGGCCGGTCTTCTTCCGGGGCGCGGTGGCCGGCCTGCGGCGGCGCGTGGCGCACCTGGACCTGCCCATCTCGCTGGGCATGCTGCTGGCCTGGGCCGGGTCGGTCTACGCCTACTTCACCCAGGGCCCGCGGGCGGCCTACTTCGACAGCCTCACGGGCTTCGTCGCGCTGATGCTCGTGGGTCGCTGGGCGCAGGAGCGCATCCTCGAGCGGAACCGCAACGCGCTGCTGGCCGACAGCGGCGCCGAGCTGATCACCGCCAAGCGGCGGCGCGGGGATCGCCTGGAGGCCGTGGCCGCCACGGAGATCGCCCTGGGCGACGAACTGTGGATCGCCCCCGGCGACCTCCAGCCCGTGGACGGCGTGCTGCTGCGCAACCCGGCCGAGGCGTCGCTCGACTGGATCACCGGCGAGTCGGACGCCGTCGCCTATCGGCCCGGCGACACGATCCCCGCCGGCGCCTTCAACTGTGATCGTCAGGGATACGTCGTCACCGCCACGCAGGACTTCGCCGACTCGCGCCTGGACGCCCTGCTGCGCAGCAGCGGCAAGGAGAGCTTCCGCCCGCGCTGGTGGCACCGGGTGAGCAGCGTCTACGTCACCGTGGTGCTGCTGCTCGCGGGGCTGGGCTTCGCCGCCTGGGCGCTGCTGGCGGGCGATCTGCGGCGGGCGATGGAGGTGACGGTGGCCGTCCTCGTCGTCACCTGCCCCTGCGCGCTCGGCCTGGCCACGCCGCTGGCCGAGGAGCTGATCTACGGCGCGCTGCGGCGGCGGGGCGTCTTCCTGCGCACGGGCAGCTTCATGGAGAAGGCCCTGCGCGTGAGGAAGGTGCTGCTCGACAAGACCGGCACGCTCACCCTGGACCGACTCGAGCTCGAGCCCGAGTCCCGCAAGGCGCTCTGGGCGCTGCCCGCCGAGGAGCAGTCGCTGCTGCTGGCCATGTGCTCGCGGAGCAATCACCCCGTGAGCCGCAGCCTTGCCGCGGCGCTCGCGCCCCTGGGCGGGACGTCGGCCGCCGAGCTGTCCCCCGAGGGCATGATGGAGACGCCCGGCCAGGGCCTGCGCTGGCCGCGCGAGGACGGCGAGCTGCGCCTCGGCCGCGGCGAGGGCGCCGAGGGCGAGACCTGGTTCACGCGTGACGGCGCGCGCATCGCCACCTTCCGCTTCCAGGAGCACTTCAAGGCCGACGCCGCCGCCGAGCTGGCCCTCCTCGCCGGGCGGGGCTACGCGCTGCACCTGCTGAGCGGCGACGCGCAGGGCAAGGTCGACAGCGCCGCCGCGGCCCTGGGCATCCCCGCCGCGAACGCCCTCGGCGGGCTCGACCCCGAGGCCAAGGCCGCGCGGGTCCGCGCGCTGGACGCGCACGACACCCTGATGGTCGGCGACGGCATCAACGACAGCCCCAGCTTCGAGGCCGCGCTCTGCGCCGCGACGCCCGCCGTGGACCGGCCCGTGCTGCCCGGCAAGGCGGACTTCTTCTTCCTGGGCGACGGCATCGCCGCCCTGCGCCGCGCGCTCGAGGCCGCCGGCCGCCTGCGCCGTGTGGTGCGGGACAATCTGATCCTGGCGGCCGTCTACAACCTGGCCGCCGTGGCGCTCTGCTTCGCGGGGCTGGTGAGCCCGGTGGTGGCGGCGATCCTCATGCCGCTCAGTTCGGTGGGCGTGGTCACGCTCACCGCCTGGCGCCTGTCGGGACGGAGGCTGGCATGGATGTCGTGA
- the ccoN gene encoding cytochrome-c oxidase, cbb3-type subunit I: MASDKVQTRTVVYDDDIVRAFSIATIVWGAVAFLVGVLIASQLSFWQANFGLKWLTFSRLRPLHTNAAIFAFVGNMMFAGVYYSTQRLLKARMASGVLSWLNFWGWQLIIVSAALTLPFGLTQGKEYAELIWPIDIAIAVIWVVFAVNFFWTIARRNEKNLYVALWFYIATIVTIAVLHIVNSLQLPDSFLHSYPIYAGVQDALVQWWYGHNAVAFFLTTPMLGIMYYFIPKSVERPVYSYRLSVVHFWSLVFIYIWAGPHHLLYTALPDWAQTLGMVFSVMLWAPSWGGMLNGLLTLRGAWDKLRTDPVVKFFVVAVTFYGMSTFEGPLLSIKSVSALGHYTDWIIGHVHGGALGWNGFLTFGMLYWLVPRLWKTELWSKRLAETHFWLATLGILLYVVAMWISGVSQGLFWRALDADGFLKYPDFVEGLLASRFMYQMRLIGGTLYFLSYLLAIVNYVMTIRQGSKATYEVTVPALTDAKPNTWRLLFGAPVVYSAVVIVLAVLLGISGVITSALTLAGLVVVAIAAILTFGTRSGSSVSWHRLTEANSMAFTVLVLLAILVGGIVEIIPTVVISKQVPTDAAALAANPHIQQPYSPLELEGRDLYVREGCYVCHSQMIRPFRHETLRYGDYSRMEEFIYDHPFQWGSKRTGPDLHREGGKYANLWHYLHMQDPRSTSPGSNMPSYAWLKTGTVDFAGTGHKMETLSRLGVPYTEADIASAKATALSQAGIITADLSSQGVNIADDSELVALIGYLQRLGRGPQPTAPATGGANAAAAPDTVSVGEGS; encoded by the coding sequence ATGGCATCGGATAAGGTCCAAACTCGGACGGTCGTCTACGACGACGACATCGTCCGGGCATTCTCCATCGCGACCATCGTCTGGGGCGCGGTGGCCTTTCTGGTGGGCGTGCTCATCGCCAGCCAGCTCTCGTTCTGGCAGGCGAACTTCGGGCTCAAGTGGCTGACCTTCAGCCGCCTGCGGCCGCTGCACACGAACGCGGCGATCTTCGCCTTCGTGGGCAACATGATGTTCGCGGGCGTCTACTACTCCACGCAGCGTCTCCTCAAGGCGCGCATGGCGTCGGGCGTCCTGAGCTGGCTGAACTTCTGGGGCTGGCAGCTCATCATCGTGAGCGCGGCGCTCACGCTGCCCTTCGGCCTGACGCAGGGCAAGGAGTACGCCGAGCTGATCTGGCCCATCGACATCGCGATCGCGGTGATCTGGGTGGTCTTCGCGGTGAACTTCTTCTGGACCATCGCCCGACGCAACGAGAAGAACCTCTACGTGGCGCTGTGGTTCTACATCGCCACCATCGTGACGATCGCGGTGCTCCACATCGTCAACAGCCTCCAGCTGCCCGACAGCTTCCTGCACAGCTACCCCATCTACGCCGGCGTCCAGGACGCCCTGGTGCAGTGGTGGTACGGGCACAACGCCGTGGCCTTCTTCCTGACGACGCCCATGCTCGGCATCATGTACTACTTCATCCCGAAGAGCGTGGAGCGGCCGGTCTACTCCTACCGGCTGTCGGTGGTCCACTTCTGGTCGCTGGTCTTCATCTACATCTGGGCGGGCCCGCACCACCTGCTCTACACCGCGCTGCCCGACTGGGCGCAGACGCTGGGCATGGTCTTCAGCGTCATGCTCTGGGCGCCTTCCTGGGGCGGCATGCTCAACGGCCTGCTCACCCTGCGCGGCGCCTGGGACAAGCTGCGCACCGACCCGGTGGTCAAGTTCTTCGTGGTGGCCGTGACCTTCTACGGCATGTCCACCTTCGAGGGGCCGCTGCTCTCGATCAAGAGCGTCAGCGCGCTGGGTCACTACACGGACTGGATCATCGGCCACGTCCACGGGGGCGCGCTGGGCTGGAACGGCTTCCTGACCTTCGGCATGCTCTACTGGCTCGTCCCGCGCCTGTGGAAGACGGAGCTCTGGAGCAAGCGTCTCGCCGAGACGCACTTCTGGCTCGCGACGCTCGGCATCCTGCTCTACGTCGTGGCCATGTGGATCAGCGGCGTCAGCCAGGGTCTCTTCTGGCGCGCGCTCGACGCGGACGGCTTCCTCAAGTACCCCGACTTCGTCGAGGGACTGCTGGCCAGCCGCTTCATGTACCAGATGCGCCTGATCGGCGGCACGCTCTACTTCCTGAGTTACCTGCTCGCGATCGTGAACTACGTGATGACGATCCGCCAGGGCAGCAAGGCCACTTACGAGGTGACGGTCCCCGCCCTCACCGACGCCAAGCCCAACACCTGGCGTCTGCTCTTCGGCGCGCCGGTGGTCTACTCGGCCGTGGTGATCGTCCTCGCGGTCCTGCTGGGCATCTCCGGCGTCATCACGAGCGCGCTCACGCTCGCGGGCCTCGTGGTGGTCGCGATCGCGGCGATCCTCACCTTCGGGACGCGCAGCGGCTCCAGCGTCAGCTGGCACCGCCTCACCGAGGCGAACTCCATGGCCTTCACGGTGCTGGTGCTGCTGGCCATCCTGGTGGGCGGCATCGTGGAGATCATCCCGACGGTGGTCATCTCGAAGCAGGTGCCCACGGACGCCGCGGCGCTGGCGGCCAACCCCCACATCCAGCAGCCCTACAGCCCGCTGGAACTGGAGGGACGCGACCTCTACGTGCGCGAGGGCTGCTACGTCTGCCACAGCCAGATGATCCGCCCCTTCCGCCACGAGACGCTGCGCTACGGCGACTACTCGCGGATGGAGGAGTTCATCTACGACCATCCCTTCCAGTGGGGCTCCAAGCGCACGGGCCCGGACCTCCACCGCGAGGGCGGCAAGTACGCGAATCTCTGGCACTACCTGCACATGCAGGATCCGCGGTCCACGTCGCCCGGCTCGAACATGCCGAGCTACGCGTGGCTCAAGACCGGCACGGTGGACTTCGCGGGCACGGGCCACAAGATGGAGACGCTGAGCAGGCTGGGCGTCCCCTACACGGAGGCGGACATCGCGTCGGCGAAGGCGACCGCGCTGAGCCAGGCGGGCATCATCACCGCGGACCTGAGTTCGCAGGGCGTGAACATCGCCGACGACTCGGAGCTGGTGGCCCTCATCGGCTACCTGCAGCGCCTGGGACGCGGACCGCAGCCCACGGCGCCGGCCACCGGCGGCGCGAACGCGGCGGCGGCGCCGGACACCGTCAGCGTCGGGGAGGGCAGCTAG
- a CDS encoding tetratricopeptide repeat protein, which produces MRTSNSHGKRSPNWPMPAILTGVGILAAGVLLLIGLQSRDAQPTRTVARSSRPAATRALPAPDPVTEAPAVTVVAEPTPMLPAAEAQDPPAIEPAAAVPADFDAGESLFADARYGEAGAVFSAYVLQHADNPWGHYMLGLCQWKQGELDAAEGELEAAIDLAPELRKARLNLARVLMDAGRHDAALAEVEAVLEADPAAPGALRLRGRALANLGRPEAEQAYRAALVADPEDAWSLNNLGLLLVESERFEDALSVLALAVKLDGRVAVFQNNLGVALERCGRPVQAADAYAAALTLEPEHAKAALSLERVDGRRGPEQPLDLAARADETALALADGRLPWDATMESETQVTQLP; this is translated from the coding sequence ATGCGCACTTCGAACTCCCACGGCAAGCGCAGCCCGAACTGGCCCATGCCCGCGATCCTGACCGGCGTCGGCATCCTCGCCGCCGGCGTGCTGCTGCTCATCGGCCTGCAGAGCCGCGACGCACAGCCCACGCGAACGGTGGCCCGCAGCAGCCGGCCGGCCGCCACGCGCGCGCTGCCCGCGCCGGACCCCGTGACCGAGGCGCCCGCCGTCACCGTGGTCGCCGAACCCACGCCCATGCTCCCGGCCGCTGAGGCCCAGGACCCGCCCGCGATCGAGCCGGCCGCGGCCGTGCCCGCCGACTTCGACGCCGGCGAGTCCCTCTTCGCCGACGCGCGTTACGGCGAGGCCGGCGCGGTCTTCAGCGCCTACGTGCTGCAGCATGCCGACAACCCCTGGGGCCACTACATGCTCGGGCTCTGCCAGTGGAAGCAGGGCGAGCTGGACGCGGCCGAGGGCGAACTCGAGGCCGCGATCGACCTCGCGCCCGAGCTCCGCAAGGCGCGTCTCAACCTGGCGCGCGTGCTGATGGACGCCGGCCGCCACGACGCCGCCCTCGCCGAGGTGGAGGCCGTGCTCGAGGCCGACCCCGCGGCCCCCGGCGCGCTGCGCCTGCGCGGCCGCGCGCTCGCCAACCTGGGCCGCCCCGAGGCCGAGCAGGCCTATCGGGCCGCGCTCGTCGCCGATCCCGAGGACGCGTGGTCGCTGAACAACCTCGGCCTCCTGCTGGTGGAGTCCGAGCGCTTCGAGGACGCGCTGTCGGTGCTGGCGCTGGCGGTGAAGCTCGATGGGCGCGTGGCCGTCTTCCAGAACAACCTGGGCGTGGCGCTCGAGCGCTGCGGCCGTCCCGTGCAGGCGGCCGACGCCTACGCCGCGGCGCTGACGCTCGAGCCCGAGCACGCGAAGGCGGCGCTGAGCCTGGAGCGCGTGGACGGTCGCCGCGGGCCCGAGCAGCCGCTGGACCTGGCCGCGCGCGCCGACGAGACCGCGCTCGCCCTGGCCGACGGGCGACTGCCCTGGGACGCGACGATGGAGAGTGAGACGCAGGTCACGCAGCTGCCCTAG